Proteins encoded in a region of the Stieleria neptunia genome:
- the ltrA gene encoding group II intron reverse transcriptase/maturase, with amino-acid sequence MEAVVDDANIERAWKNVKANKGAPGPDGITLDAFFETFRHHWPEVRRQLLEGTYRPGPSRRKSIPKPDGGTRDLGIPNVIDRLIQQSILQVLTPIFDPGFSESSFGFRPKRSAHGAAKQIQQTIRSGFRWCVDMDLSKFFDRVHHDVLMARVSRKVHDRVLLKLIGRYLRAGVMVDGILQPSTEGTMQGGPLSPLLANILLDDFDKVLEQRGLRFVRYADDFLIFVRSERSARRVFHSVERYLTGTLKLVVNRDKSRGCRTAGVDFLGYQFHGFGGQIRVRPKSLKKFKQRAKAILTRNRGISMRRRFRELRLYLRGWIDYFVLEQRKSLTLTLDKCPNPTHSGRRVRACYWSNWRLPRTRLKKLQALGGSYDEAYPPAHSGKGPWRLSTTSGVHRALSNAWLQSQGLFTLEERWSALAPKRRTALC; translated from the coding sequence ATGGAAGCAGTTGTCGACGACGCTAACATTGAGCGCGCTTGGAAGAACGTCAAAGCCAACAAAGGGGCCCCCGGGCCCGATGGCATCACCCTTGACGCATTCTTCGAGACCTTCCGGCACCATTGGCCAGAAGTTCGCCGACAACTCTTGGAAGGAACTTACCGCCCGGGGCCCTCCCGGCGTAAGTCGATTCCCAAACCGGATGGCGGCACGCGAGATCTCGGTATTCCAAACGTGATTGATCGCTTGATCCAACAGTCCATCCTGCAAGTCTTGACCCCGATTTTCGATCCCGGTTTCTCCGAATCGAGTTTCGGGTTTCGACCCAAGCGTTCCGCACATGGAGCTGCAAAGCAGATCCAACAAACGATTCGCAGCGGTTTCCGCTGGTGCGTGGACATGGACCTTTCGAAGTTCTTCGATCGCGTCCATCACGATGTCTTAATGGCACGCGTGTCTCGTAAGGTCCACGACCGTGTACTCCTGAAGCTGATCGGTCGCTATCTGCGTGCGGGCGTGATGGTCGATGGCATCCTCCAACCTTCCACCGAAGGCACGATGCAAGGCGGCCCGTTATCTCCCTTGTTGGCCAACATCTTGTTGGATGATTTTGACAAGGTTCTTGAGCAACGGGGTCTCCGCTTTGTTCGCTACGCCGACGACTTTCTGATCTTCGTACGATCGGAGCGCTCGGCCCGCCGTGTTTTCCACTCGGTGGAACGTTATCTCACTGGGACACTGAAACTGGTCGTCAATCGCGACAAAAGTCGCGGCTGCCGAACCGCCGGTGTCGATTTTCTCGGCTACCAATTCCATGGTTTCGGCGGCCAGATCCGAGTGAGGCCGAAGAGTCTCAAGAAGTTCAAACAACGGGCAAAAGCAATTTTGACCCGCAACCGCGGCATTTCGATGCGTCGGCGGTTTCGGGAACTTCGGCTGTACCTTCGAGGTTGGATCGATTACTTCGTATTAGAGCAACGCAAGAGTCTAACGCTCACTTTGGACAAGTGCCCCAACCCAACTCACTCGGGGCGACGGGTCCGAGCGTGCTACTGGAGCAATTGGCGCTTACCACGCACCCGATTGAAGAAGCTGCAAGCTCTTGGAGGCTCCTACGATGAAGCCTACCCTCCGGCCCATTCGGGCAAGGGGCCTTGGCGTCTCTCAACGACGTCTGGCGTTCACCGAGCCTTATCGAACGCCTGGCTGCAGTCTCAAGGCTTATTCACGCTTGAAGAACGATGGAGCGCGCTTGCTCCGAAACGGCGAACCGCACTGTGCTAG
- a CDS encoding arylsulfatase gives MICSGLVLYFLVCQTVIEAARPNIILVMADDLGWSDIGCFGGEIRTPQIDSLAREGLRFTQFYNNAVCGPTRASLLTGLYCQQTGHRGDHWNQPKDYSKCVLISELLQSAGYHTMMVGKWQGRDLALDRGFDRFFGPMCQAKISYFHEVQQNPYYLNRERFQLPEDFYLTESLNHYAVQFLKEAMTTDKPFFLYVAQIAPHWPLHAREADIAAYREQYRERGWDEWRGARFESQQKSQLIPPNWKLTPRPPEIKDWKDGVHQDWQAERMAVYAAQVAAIDKGLGELLTVLKESGQEQNTLVLFLSDNGAAPDGGIGPSKSGFGFAPNQPNNRWRLDQVAIRPGSGPDNLPGSPDTFAAYGLAWATLSNTPFRSTKLSGYEGGIRTPLLAKWPAVLSGDQQSDEVGHVMDLMATCLDIAGVKYPTEFRGRNPVPIEGKSLRPVFEGKPRQGHDVLCWSVPRHHVVRMGKWKAIRPRRGGDWELFDLEADGTETTDLARREPGRVQQLARQFELWHQRVQDPF, from the coding sequence TTGATTTGCAGCGGGCTGGTCCTGTACTTTCTGGTGTGCCAAACGGTCATCGAGGCAGCTCGACCGAACATCATTCTGGTGATGGCGGATGACTTGGGCTGGTCAGACATCGGTTGCTTTGGCGGTGAGATCCGCACGCCGCAGATTGACTCGTTGGCTCGGGAGGGACTGCGGTTCACGCAATTTTACAACAACGCCGTTTGTGGTCCCACGCGGGCGTCACTGTTGACCGGGCTTTATTGTCAGCAAACTGGCCACCGTGGCGATCACTGGAATCAGCCCAAGGACTATTCCAAGTGCGTGTTGATTTCCGAACTGCTGCAAAGTGCTGGCTACCACACCATGATGGTCGGCAAGTGGCAGGGACGCGACCTGGCACTCGACCGTGGCTTCGATCGGTTTTTCGGTCCGATGTGCCAAGCAAAAATCAGCTACTTCCACGAAGTGCAGCAGAACCCGTATTATCTCAATCGGGAAAGGTTTCAGCTCCCCGAGGATTTCTATCTCACAGAATCGCTCAATCATTATGCCGTGCAGTTCTTGAAAGAAGCGATGACCACGGACAAACCCTTCTTTCTCTACGTGGCACAGATTGCTCCGCATTGGCCGTTACATGCCCGTGAAGCTGACATTGCCGCCTACCGGGAGCAATATCGAGAACGCGGATGGGACGAATGGCGCGGCGCACGATTTGAATCTCAACAGAAATCGCAGCTCATCCCTCCGAACTGGAAACTCACCCCGCGTCCCCCAGAGATCAAGGATTGGAAGGACGGCGTCCATCAAGACTGGCAGGCCGAACGGATGGCCGTTTACGCCGCTCAAGTCGCCGCGATTGACAAAGGTCTGGGGGAACTCTTGACCGTTCTGAAAGAGAGTGGACAAGAACAGAATACTCTCGTCCTGTTTCTCTCGGATAACGGCGCAGCACCTGATGGTGGCATCGGTCCATCGAAAAGCGGTTTTGGATTTGCCCCTAACCAGCCCAACAACCGGTGGCGACTGGATCAGGTTGCGATCCGCCCGGGAAGCGGCCCGGATAACCTTCCGGGGTCTCCTGATACTTTTGCTGCCTACGGCTTGGCCTGGGCGACTCTCAGCAACACGCCCTTTCGCAGTACGAAACTCTCAGGCTACGAAGGTGGTATTCGCACTCCATTGCTGGCGAAATGGCCTGCCGTCCTATCCGGGGATCAACAAAGCGATGAGGTGGGCCATGTCATGGATCTGATGGCAACGTGCCTCGACATCGCTGGTGTGAAATACCCCACCGAGTTTCGCGGTCGAAATCCGGTTCCAATTGAAGGGAAAAGTTTGCGACCGGTATTTGAGGGCAAGCCCCGCCAGGGACATGACGTGCTCTGCTGGAGCGTCCCCCGACACCATGTTGTCCGCATGGGCAAGTGGAAAGCCATTCGTCCTCGGCGAGGTGGCGACTGGGAACTCTTTGATTTGGAAGCAGATGGCACCGAGACAACCGATCTCGCTCGGCGTGAGCCCGGTCGAGTTCAGCAACTGGCCCGGCAGTTTGAGCTCTGGCATCAGCGTGTGCAGGATCCGTTCTAA
- a CDS encoding DMP19 family protein, which produces MNDPSTIVAERFDRIVADMASNGCARPDDLAENDRTIYYIVSTRCEMDMGGFNSVFDQLLSESELEYLITCLNRLHATSLANAFSRAHEALRAVRFFDDNGGADNMISDFDRADGTGLLEAIEEELRAGEELWMLDSTLAVLP; this is translated from the coding sequence ATGAACGACCCCTCAACCATTGTTGCTGAACGCTTCGACCGCATCGTTGCGGATATGGCGTCGAATGGATGTGCCCGTCCTGACGATTTGGCCGAAAATGATCGAACGATCTACTACATTGTCTCCACTCGCTGCGAAATGGACATGGGCGGCTTCAACTCCGTCTTTGACCAATTGCTTTCCGAAAGCGAGCTTGAGTATCTGATCACCTGCTTGAATCGGCTACATGCGACTTCACTAGCGAATGCTTTTTCGCGCGCTCATGAGGCATTGAGGGCTGTTCGGTTTTTCGACGACAACGGTGGCGCCGACAACATGATTTCCGACTTTGATCGAGCAGATGGCACTGGTCTGCTTGAAGCGATAGAAGAGGAGCTTCGAGCAGGTGAAGAATTATGGATGCTGGACAGCACACTTGCCGTTCTTCCTTAG
- a CDS encoding SpoIIAA family protein gives MIESSLDTTKSILHVRPEAALEKTDFEKLAEKVDPFIKTSGGLRGLIIDAPTFPGWESFGAMVAHFCFVRNHHKRIEKVAIVTDSVLGDMAERLASHFVAAEIKHFPVGEVEAARQWMTGSQ, from the coding sequence ATGATTGAGTCCAGCCTCGACACGACGAAATCCATCTTGCATGTGCGGCCCGAAGCCGCGCTTGAGAAGACCGACTTTGAGAAGCTCGCAGAGAAGGTGGATCCCTTTATCAAGACCAGTGGCGGACTCCGTGGCCTGATCATTGACGCGCCGACGTTCCCGGGCTGGGAGAGTTTTGGCGCCATGGTTGCTCATTTTTGCTTTGTCCGAAACCACCACAAGCGTATCGAAAAGGTTGCCATTGTCACGGACTCCGTCCTCGGCGACATGGCCGAGCGGTTGGCCTCCCATTTTGTCGCTGCGGAGATCAAGCATTTTCCCGTTGGCGAGGTCGAGGCTGCGAGACAGTGGATGACCGGCAGCCAGTGA